One window of the Saccopteryx bilineata isolate mSacBil1 chromosome 2, mSacBil1_pri_phased_curated, whole genome shotgun sequence genome contains the following:
- the SLC4A1 gene encoding band 3 anion transport protein isoform X2 translates to MDGKNQELRWMEAARWVRLEENVGEDGAWGRPHLSYLTFWSLLKLQRAFAKGTVLLDLPETSLAGVANQLLDRFIYEEQIRPQHREELLRVLLLKHSHAGDLEALEGVKPTVLTRSGDPSQPLLPQQPSLETQLFCDQGVGGKDGRSPSGVLEKIPPDSEATLVLVGRAAFLEQPVLGFVRLQEAVELENAVELPVPVRFLLVLLGPEAPHTDYTQLGRAAATLMSERVFRMDAYLAQSRQDLLCSLEGFLDCSLVLPPSDAPSEQALLSLVPVQRELLRRRYLSSPAKPDPSFYKGLDLNGGTGVPGDPDDPLRRTGMLFGGLVRDIKRRYPRYLSDITDALNPQVLAAVIFIYFAALSPAITFGGLLGEKTQNQMGVSELLISTAVQGILFALLAAQPLLVLGFSGPLLVFEEAFFSFCERNGLEYIVGRTWIGFWLILLVILVVAFEGSFLVRFISRYTQEIFSFLISLIFIYETFVKLIKIFQSHPLKKHYAHNVTLEPKAQDQLPNTALLSLVLMAGTFFFAMMLRKFKNSSYFPGKLRRVIGDFGVPISILVMVTVDFFIQDTYTQKLSVPSGLKVSNSSARGWIIHPLGLHSEFPIWMMFASALPALLVFILIFLESQITTLIISKPERKMVKGSGFHLDLLLVIGIGGLATLFGMPWLSATTVRSVTHANALTVMGKASTPGAAAQIQEVKEQRISGLLVSVLVGLSILMGPILSYIPLAVLFGIFLYMGVTSLSGIQLFDRILLLFKPPKYHPDVPYVKRVKTWRMHLFTGIQIVCLAVLWAVKSFQETSLALPFVLILTVPLRRFLLPLLFRNLELQCLDADDVKPTFDEEEGRDEYDEVPMPV, encoded by the exons ATGGATGGGAAGAACCAGGAGCTGCGGTGGATGGAGGCAGCGCGCTGGGTGCGGCTGGAGGAGAACGTGGGGGAGGACGGGGCCTGGGGCCGCCCGCACCTCTCTTATCTCACCTTCTGGAGCCTCCTGAAGTTGCAGAGAGCCTTCGCCAAGG GCACTGTCCTCCTGGATCTGCCGgagacctccctggctggagtgGCGAACCAGCTGCTGGACAGGTTTATCTACGAGGAGCAGATCCGGCCTCAGCACCGGGAGGAGCTGCTCCGGGTCCTGCTGCTCAAGCACAG CCATGCTGGAGACCTAGAGGCCCTGGAGGGTGTGAAGCCCACGGTACTGACACGTTCCGGGGACCCCTCTCAGCCTCTGCTCCCCCAACAGCCCTCACTGGAGACCCAGCTATTCTGTGACCAG GGAGTGGGGGGCAAGGATGGCCGTTCACCATCTGGAGTTTTGGAAAAGATCCCCCCGGATTCAGAGGCCACCCTGGTGCTAGTGG GCCGAGCAGCCTTCCTGGAGCAGCCCGTCCTGGGCTTTGTGCGGCTGCAGGAGGCCGTGGAGCTAGAGAACGCAGTGGAGCTGCCTGTGCCCGTGCGCTTCCTCCTTGTGCTGCTGGGACCCGAGGCCCCTCACACGGACTACACCCAGCTTGGCCGGGCAGCCGCCACCCTCATGTCAGAGAGG GTGTTCCGCATGGACGCGTACCTGGCCCAGAGTCGGCAAGATCTGCTGTGCTCCCTGGAGGGCTTCCTGGACTGCAGCCTGGTGTTGCCGCCCTCGGACGCCCCCTCCGAGCAGGCCCTACTCAGCCTGGTGCCCGTGCAGAGGGAGCTGCTACGGAGACGCTACCTGTCCAGCCCTGCCAAGCCAGACCCCAGCTTCTACAAGGGCTTAG ATTTAAATGGGGGTACAGGGGTCCCAGGTGACCCAGATGACCCTCTGCGAAGAACAGGCATGCTCTTCGGAGGCCTGGTGCGTGACATAAAGCGGCGCTACCCTCGCTACTTGAGTGACATCACGGATGCACTGAACCCCCAGGTCCTGGCTGCCGTCATCTTCATCTATTTTGCTGCCCTGTCACCTGCCATCACCTTTGGTGGCCTCCTGG GAGAGAAGACGCAGAACCAGATGGGGGTGTCAGAGCTGCTCATCTCCACTGCGGTGCAGGGTATCCTCTTTGCCCTGCTGGCAGCTCAGCCCCTGCTCGTGCTCGGCTTCTCGGGGCCCCTGCTGGTGTTTGAGGAAGCCTTCTTCTCG TTCTGCGAGAGGAATGGCCTGGAGTATATCGTGGGTCGCACGTGGATCGGCTTTTGGCTCATCCTGCTGGTGATACTGGTGGTGGCTTTCGAGGGCAGCTTCCTGGTCCGCTTCATCTCCCGCTACACCCAGGAGATCTTCTCCTTCCTCATCTCCCTCATCTTCATCTATGAGACGTTCGTCAAGCTGATCAAG ATCTTCCAGAGCCACCCACTAAAGAAACATTATGCTCACAACGTGACACTAGAGCCCAAAGCTCAAGACCAGCTGCCCAACACAGCCCTCCTCTCCCTTGTGCTCATGGCGGGCACCTTCTTCTTCGCCATGATGCTGCGCAAGTTCAAGAACAGCTCCTACTTCCCTGGCAAG CTGCGACGGGTCATCGGGGACTTTGGGGTTCCCATATCCATCTTGGTCATGGTCACAGTGGATTTCTTCATCCAAGATACCTACACCCAG AAACTCAGCGTGCCTTCAGGCCTCAAGGTGTCCAACTCCTCAGCCCGGGGCTGGATCATCCACCCACTGGGCTTGCATTCGGAGTTTCCCATCTGGATGATGTTTGCCTCCGCTCTGCCAGCCCTGCTGGTCTTCATCCTTATCTTTCTTGAGTCCCAGATCACCAC GCTGATCATCAGCAAACCAGAGCGCAAGATGGTCAAGGGCTCTGGCTTCCACCTGGACCTGCTGCTGGTCATTGGCATCGGTGGGCTGGCCACTCTCTTTGGGATGCCCTGGCTCAGTGCCACTACCGTCCGCTCTGTCACCCATGCCAATGCCCTCACCGTCATGGGCAAGGCCAGCACCCCGGGGGCTGCAGCCCAGATCCAGGAGGTCAAGGAGCAGCGGATCAGCGGACTCCTGGTCTCTGTGCTTGTGG GTCTGTCCATCCTCATGGGGCCCATCCTGTCCTACATCCCCCTGGCTGTGCTGTTCGGCATCTTCCTCTATATGGGGGTCACATCTCTCAGTGGCATCCAGCTCTTTGACCGCATCTTGCTTCTCTTCAAGCCGCCCAAGTACCACCCGGATGTACCCTACGTCAAACGG GTAAAAACCTGGCGCATGCACTTGTTCACGGGCATCCAAATCGTCTGCCTGGCAGTGCTCTGGGCAGTGAAATCCTTCCAGGAAACCTCGCTGGCCCTGCCCTTCGTCCTCATCCTCACAGTGCCCCTGCGCCGATTCCTGCTGCCGCTCCTCTTCAGGAACCTGGAGCTCCAGTGT CTTGATGCCGATGATGTCAAGCCAACCTTTGATGAGGAGGAAGGTCGGGACGAATACGACGAGGTGCCCATGCCCGTGTAA
- the UBTF gene encoding nucleolar transcription factor 1 isoform X2, which yields MNGEADCPTDLEMAAPKGQDRWSQEDMLTLLECMKNNLPSNDSSKFKTTESHMDWEKVAFKDFSGDMCKLKWVEISNEVRKFRTLTELILDAQEHVKNPYKGKKLKKHPDFPKKPLTPYFRFFMEKRAKYAKLHPEMSNLDLTKILSKKYKELPEKKKMKYIQDFQREKQEFERNLARFREDHPDLIQNAKKSDIPEKPKTPQQLWYTHEKKVYLKVRPDEIMRDYIQKHPELNISEEGITKSTLTKAERQLKDKFDGRPTKPPPNSYSLYCAELMANMKDVPSTERMVLCSQQWKLLSQKEKDAYHKKCDQKKKDYEVELLRFLESLPEEEQQRVLGEEKMLNINKKQTTSPASKKPSQEGGKGSSEKPKRPVSAMFIFSEEKRRQLQEERPELSESELTRLLARMWNDLSEKKKAKYKAREAALKAQSERKPGAEREERGKLPESPKRAEEIWQQSVIGDYLARFKNDRVKALKAMEMTWNNMEKKEKLMWIKKAAEDQKRYERELSEMRAPPVSANSSKKMKFQGEPKKPPMNGYQKFSQELLSNGELNHLPLKERMVEIGSRWQRISQSQKDHYKKLAEEQQKQYKVHLDLWVKSLSPQDRAAYKEYISNKRKSMTKLRGPNPKSSRTTLQSKSESEEDEDEDEDEEDEDEEEEDDENGDSSEDGGDSSESSSEDESEDGDENEEDDEDEDDDEDDDEDEDNESEGSSSSSSSSGDSSDSDSN from the exons ATGAACGGAGAAGCTGACTGCCCCACAGACCTGGAAATGGCCGCCCCCAAAGGCCAAG ACCGCTGGTCCCAGGAAGACATGCTGACTTTGCTAGAATGCATGAAGAACAACTTACCGTCTAATGACAGCTCCAAGTTCAAAACCACTGAGTCACATATGGACTGGGAAAAAGTAGCATTTAAAGACTTTTCTGGAGACATGTGCAAACTCAAATGGGTGGAGATTTCTAATGAG GTGAGAAAGTTCCGTACATTGACAGAATTGATCCTTGATGCTCAGGAACATGTTAAAAATCCTTACAAAGGCAAAAAACTCAAG AAACACCCGGACTTCCCAAAGAAGCCCCTGACCCCTTATTTCCGCTTCTTCATGGAGAAGCGGGCCAAATACGCGAAACTTCACCCTGAGATGAGCAACCTGGATCTGACCAAGATTCTGTCCAAGAAATACAAGGAACTGCCCGAGAagaagaag atgAAATATATTCAGGACTTccagagggagaaacaggagTTCGAGCGAAACCTGGCCCGGTTCAG GGAGGATCACCCTGACTTAATCCAGAATGCCAAGAAGTCGGACATCCCTGAGAAGCCCAAAACCCCCCAGCAGCTGTGGTACACCCATGAGAAGAAGGTGTATCTCAAAGTTCGGCCAGAT GAGATTATGCGTGACTATATCCAGAAGCACCCTGAGCTGAACATCAGTGAGGAGGGCATCACCAAGTCCACCCTCACCAAGGCTGAACGCCAGCTTAAGGACAAGTTTGATGGGCGACCCACCAAGCCACCTCC GAACAGCTACTCGCTGTACTGCGCAGAGCTGATGGCCAACATGAAGGATGTGCCCAGCACAGAGCGCATGGTGCTATGCAGCCAGCAGTGGAAGTTGCTCTCCCAGAAAGAGAAGGATGCTTACCACAAGAAGTGTGACCAG aaaaagaaagattatgaGGTGGAACTGCTCCGTTTTCTAGAG AGCCTGCCTGAGGAGGAGCAACAGCGGGTCCTGGGGGAGGAAAAGATGTTGaacatcaacaaaaaacaaaccaccaGTCCAGCCTCTAAGAAGCCCTCCCAGGAAGGGGGCAAG GGCAGCTCAGAGAAGCCCAAGAGGCCGGTATCAGCCATGTTCATCTTCTCTGAGGAGAAGCGGCGGCAGCTGCAGGAGGAACGGCCAGAGCTCTCAGAAAGCGAGCTGACCCGCCTGCTGGCCCGCATGTGGAATGActtatcagagaagaagaag GCCAAGTACAAGGCCCGGGAAGCTGCACTGAAGGCCCAGTCAGAGAGGAAGCCCGGTGCGGAGCGCGAGGAACGAGGCAAACTGCCTGAATCACCCAAGAGAGCAGAGGAGATCTGGCAACAGAGCGTCATCGGTGACTACCTGGCCCGCTTCAAG AATGATCGCGTCAAGGCCTTGAAAGCCATGGAGATGACCTGGAACaacatggaaaagaaggagaaactgatgtGGATTAAGAAGGCAGCTGAAGACCAAAAGCGATATGAA AGAGAACTAAGCGAGATGCGGGCACCCCCAGTTTCTGCAAACTCATCCAAGAAGATGAAGTTCCAGGGAGAACCCAAGAAGCCTCCCAT GAACGGTTACCAGAAGTTCTCCCAGGAGCTGCTGTCCAATGGGGAGCTGAACCACCTGCCCCTGAAGGAGCGCATGGTGGAGATAGGCAGCCGCTGGCAGCGCATCTCGCAGAGCCAGAAGGATCACTACAAAAAGCTGGCTGAGGAGCAGCAGAAGCAGTACAAAGTGCACCTGGACCTCTGGGTCAAG AGTCTGTCTCCTCAAGACCGCGCAGCGTataaagagtatatctccaat AAACGTAAGAGCATGACCAAGCTGCGAGGCCCAAACCCCAAGTCCAGCCGGACTACCCTGCAGTCCAAATCC GAGTCTGAGGAGGATGAGGATGAAGATGAGGATGAAGAGGATGaggatgaagaggaagaagatgatGAGAATGGGGACTCCTCGGAGGATGGCGGGGACTCCTCCGAGTCCAGCAGTGAAGATGAGAGCGAGGATGGGGATGAG AACGAGGAGgatgatgaggatgaggatgacgacgaggatgatgatgaagatgaagaCAACGAGTCTGAGGGCAGCAGCTCCAGCTCTTCCTCCTCGGGAGACTCCTCGGACTCTGACTCCAACTGA
- the SLC4A1 gene encoding band 3 anion transport protein isoform X1 — MGDLQEDYEEGLEEILEQEEYEEPGIPVYQEEAPEAYLAEPTATDYHTTSQPGTHEVYVELQELVMDGKNQELRWMEAARWVRLEENVGEDGAWGRPHLSYLTFWSLLKLQRAFAKGTVLLDLPETSLAGVANQLLDRFIYEEQIRPQHREELLRVLLLKHSHAGDLEALEGVKPTVLTRSGDPSQPLLPQQPSLETQLFCDQGVGGKDGRSPSGVLEKIPPDSEATLVLVGRAAFLEQPVLGFVRLQEAVELENAVELPVPVRFLLVLLGPEAPHTDYTQLGRAAATLMSERVFRMDAYLAQSRQDLLCSLEGFLDCSLVLPPSDAPSEQALLSLVPVQRELLRRRYLSSPAKPDPSFYKGLDLNGGTGVPGDPDDPLRRTGMLFGGLVRDIKRRYPRYLSDITDALNPQVLAAVIFIYFAALSPAITFGGLLGEKTQNQMGVSELLISTAVQGILFALLAAQPLLVLGFSGPLLVFEEAFFSFCERNGLEYIVGRTWIGFWLILLVILVVAFEGSFLVRFISRYTQEIFSFLISLIFIYETFVKLIKIFQSHPLKKHYAHNVTLEPKAQDQLPNTALLSLVLMAGTFFFAMMLRKFKNSSYFPGKLRRVIGDFGVPISILVMVTVDFFIQDTYTQKLSVPSGLKVSNSSARGWIIHPLGLHSEFPIWMMFASALPALLVFILIFLESQITTLIISKPERKMVKGSGFHLDLLLVIGIGGLATLFGMPWLSATTVRSVTHANALTVMGKASTPGAAAQIQEVKEQRISGLLVSVLVGLSILMGPILSYIPLAVLFGIFLYMGVTSLSGIQLFDRILLLFKPPKYHPDVPYVKRVKTWRMHLFTGIQIVCLAVLWAVKSFQETSLALPFVLILTVPLRRFLLPLLFRNLELQCLDADDVKPTFDEEEGRDEYDEVPMPV; from the exons CTTACCTTGCCGAGCCAACAGCCACAGACTACCACACCACATCACAACCAGGCACCCACGAG GTCTATGTGGAGCTGCAGGAACTGGTGATGGATGGGAAGAACCAGGAGCTGCGGTGGATGGAGGCAGCGCGCTGGGTGCGGCTGGAGGAGAACGTGGGGGAGGACGGGGCCTGGGGCCGCCCGCACCTCTCTTATCTCACCTTCTGGAGCCTCCTGAAGTTGCAGAGAGCCTTCGCCAAGG GCACTGTCCTCCTGGATCTGCCGgagacctccctggctggagtgGCGAACCAGCTGCTGGACAGGTTTATCTACGAGGAGCAGATCCGGCCTCAGCACCGGGAGGAGCTGCTCCGGGTCCTGCTGCTCAAGCACAG CCATGCTGGAGACCTAGAGGCCCTGGAGGGTGTGAAGCCCACGGTACTGACACGTTCCGGGGACCCCTCTCAGCCTCTGCTCCCCCAACAGCCCTCACTGGAGACCCAGCTATTCTGTGACCAG GGAGTGGGGGGCAAGGATGGCCGTTCACCATCTGGAGTTTTGGAAAAGATCCCCCCGGATTCAGAGGCCACCCTGGTGCTAGTGG GCCGAGCAGCCTTCCTGGAGCAGCCCGTCCTGGGCTTTGTGCGGCTGCAGGAGGCCGTGGAGCTAGAGAACGCAGTGGAGCTGCCTGTGCCCGTGCGCTTCCTCCTTGTGCTGCTGGGACCCGAGGCCCCTCACACGGACTACACCCAGCTTGGCCGGGCAGCCGCCACCCTCATGTCAGAGAGG GTGTTCCGCATGGACGCGTACCTGGCCCAGAGTCGGCAAGATCTGCTGTGCTCCCTGGAGGGCTTCCTGGACTGCAGCCTGGTGTTGCCGCCCTCGGACGCCCCCTCCGAGCAGGCCCTACTCAGCCTGGTGCCCGTGCAGAGGGAGCTGCTACGGAGACGCTACCTGTCCAGCCCTGCCAAGCCAGACCCCAGCTTCTACAAGGGCTTAG ATTTAAATGGGGGTACAGGGGTCCCAGGTGACCCAGATGACCCTCTGCGAAGAACAGGCATGCTCTTCGGAGGCCTGGTGCGTGACATAAAGCGGCGCTACCCTCGCTACTTGAGTGACATCACGGATGCACTGAACCCCCAGGTCCTGGCTGCCGTCATCTTCATCTATTTTGCTGCCCTGTCACCTGCCATCACCTTTGGTGGCCTCCTGG GAGAGAAGACGCAGAACCAGATGGGGGTGTCAGAGCTGCTCATCTCCACTGCGGTGCAGGGTATCCTCTTTGCCCTGCTGGCAGCTCAGCCCCTGCTCGTGCTCGGCTTCTCGGGGCCCCTGCTGGTGTTTGAGGAAGCCTTCTTCTCG TTCTGCGAGAGGAATGGCCTGGAGTATATCGTGGGTCGCACGTGGATCGGCTTTTGGCTCATCCTGCTGGTGATACTGGTGGTGGCTTTCGAGGGCAGCTTCCTGGTCCGCTTCATCTCCCGCTACACCCAGGAGATCTTCTCCTTCCTCATCTCCCTCATCTTCATCTATGAGACGTTCGTCAAGCTGATCAAG ATCTTCCAGAGCCACCCACTAAAGAAACATTATGCTCACAACGTGACACTAGAGCCCAAAGCTCAAGACCAGCTGCCCAACACAGCCCTCCTCTCCCTTGTGCTCATGGCGGGCACCTTCTTCTTCGCCATGATGCTGCGCAAGTTCAAGAACAGCTCCTACTTCCCTGGCAAG CTGCGACGGGTCATCGGGGACTTTGGGGTTCCCATATCCATCTTGGTCATGGTCACAGTGGATTTCTTCATCCAAGATACCTACACCCAG AAACTCAGCGTGCCTTCAGGCCTCAAGGTGTCCAACTCCTCAGCCCGGGGCTGGATCATCCACCCACTGGGCTTGCATTCGGAGTTTCCCATCTGGATGATGTTTGCCTCCGCTCTGCCAGCCCTGCTGGTCTTCATCCTTATCTTTCTTGAGTCCCAGATCACCAC GCTGATCATCAGCAAACCAGAGCGCAAGATGGTCAAGGGCTCTGGCTTCCACCTGGACCTGCTGCTGGTCATTGGCATCGGTGGGCTGGCCACTCTCTTTGGGATGCCCTGGCTCAGTGCCACTACCGTCCGCTCTGTCACCCATGCCAATGCCCTCACCGTCATGGGCAAGGCCAGCACCCCGGGGGCTGCAGCCCAGATCCAGGAGGTCAAGGAGCAGCGGATCAGCGGACTCCTGGTCTCTGTGCTTGTGG GTCTGTCCATCCTCATGGGGCCCATCCTGTCCTACATCCCCCTGGCTGTGCTGTTCGGCATCTTCCTCTATATGGGGGTCACATCTCTCAGTGGCATCCAGCTCTTTGACCGCATCTTGCTTCTCTTCAAGCCGCCCAAGTACCACCCGGATGTACCCTACGTCAAACGG GTAAAAACCTGGCGCATGCACTTGTTCACGGGCATCCAAATCGTCTGCCTGGCAGTGCTCTGGGCAGTGAAATCCTTCCAGGAAACCTCGCTGGCCCTGCCCTTCGTCCTCATCCTCACAGTGCCCCTGCGCCGATTCCTGCTGCCGCTCCTCTTCAGGAACCTGGAGCTCCAGTGT CTTGATGCCGATGATGTCAAGCCAACCTTTGATGAGGAGGAAGGTCGGGACGAATACGACGAGGTGCCCATGCCCGTGTAA
- the UBTF gene encoding nucleolar transcription factor 1 isoform X1: protein MNGEADCPTDLEMAAPKGQDRWSQEDMLTLLECMKNNLPSNDSSKFKTTESHMDWEKVAFKDFSGDMCKLKWVEISNEVRKFRTLTELILDAQEHVKNPYKGKKLKKHPDFPKKPLTPYFRFFMEKRAKYAKLHPEMSNLDLTKILSKKYKELPEKKKMKYIQDFQREKQEFERNLARFREDHPDLIQNAKKSDIPEKPKTPQQLWYTHEKKVYLKVRPDATTKEVKDSLGKQWSQLSDKKRLKWIHKALEQRKEYEEIMRDYIQKHPELNISEEGITKSTLTKAERQLKDKFDGRPTKPPPNSYSLYCAELMANMKDVPSTERMVLCSQQWKLLSQKEKDAYHKKCDQKKKDYEVELLRFLESLPEEEQQRVLGEEKMLNINKKQTTSPASKKPSQEGGKGSSEKPKRPVSAMFIFSEEKRRQLQEERPELSESELTRLLARMWNDLSEKKKAKYKAREAALKAQSERKPGAEREERGKLPESPKRAEEIWQQSVIGDYLARFKNDRVKALKAMEMTWNNMEKKEKLMWIKKAAEDQKRYERELSEMRAPPVSANSSKKMKFQGEPKKPPMNGYQKFSQELLSNGELNHLPLKERMVEIGSRWQRISQSQKDHYKKLAEEQQKQYKVHLDLWVKSLSPQDRAAYKEYISNKRKSMTKLRGPNPKSSRTTLQSKSESEEDEDEDEDEEDEDEEEEDDENGDSSEDGGDSSESSSEDESEDGDENEEDDEDEDDDEDDDEDEDNESEGSSSSSSSSGDSSDSDSN, encoded by the exons ATGAACGGAGAAGCTGACTGCCCCACAGACCTGGAAATGGCCGCCCCCAAAGGCCAAG ACCGCTGGTCCCAGGAAGACATGCTGACTTTGCTAGAATGCATGAAGAACAACTTACCGTCTAATGACAGCTCCAAGTTCAAAACCACTGAGTCACATATGGACTGGGAAAAAGTAGCATTTAAAGACTTTTCTGGAGACATGTGCAAACTCAAATGGGTGGAGATTTCTAATGAG GTGAGAAAGTTCCGTACATTGACAGAATTGATCCTTGATGCTCAGGAACATGTTAAAAATCCTTACAAAGGCAAAAAACTCAAG AAACACCCGGACTTCCCAAAGAAGCCCCTGACCCCTTATTTCCGCTTCTTCATGGAGAAGCGGGCCAAATACGCGAAACTTCACCCTGAGATGAGCAACCTGGATCTGACCAAGATTCTGTCCAAGAAATACAAGGAACTGCCCGAGAagaagaag atgAAATATATTCAGGACTTccagagggagaaacaggagTTCGAGCGAAACCTGGCCCGGTTCAG GGAGGATCACCCTGACTTAATCCAGAATGCCAAGAAGTCGGACATCCCTGAGAAGCCCAAAACCCCCCAGCAGCTGTGGTACACCCATGAGAAGAAGGTGTATCTCAAAGTTCGGCCAGAT GCCACTACGAAGGAGGTGAAGGACTCCCTGGGGAAGCAGTGGTCTCAGCTCTCGGACAAAAAGAGGCTGAAATGGATTCATAAGGCCCTGGAGCAGCGGAAGGAGTACGAG GAGATTATGCGTGACTATATCCAGAAGCACCCTGAGCTGAACATCAGTGAGGAGGGCATCACCAAGTCCACCCTCACCAAGGCTGAACGCCAGCTTAAGGACAAGTTTGATGGGCGACCCACCAAGCCACCTCC GAACAGCTACTCGCTGTACTGCGCAGAGCTGATGGCCAACATGAAGGATGTGCCCAGCACAGAGCGCATGGTGCTATGCAGCCAGCAGTGGAAGTTGCTCTCCCAGAAAGAGAAGGATGCTTACCACAAGAAGTGTGACCAG aaaaagaaagattatgaGGTGGAACTGCTCCGTTTTCTAGAG AGCCTGCCTGAGGAGGAGCAACAGCGGGTCCTGGGGGAGGAAAAGATGTTGaacatcaacaaaaaacaaaccaccaGTCCAGCCTCTAAGAAGCCCTCCCAGGAAGGGGGCAAG GGCAGCTCAGAGAAGCCCAAGAGGCCGGTATCAGCCATGTTCATCTTCTCTGAGGAGAAGCGGCGGCAGCTGCAGGAGGAACGGCCAGAGCTCTCAGAAAGCGAGCTGACCCGCCTGCTGGCCCGCATGTGGAATGActtatcagagaagaagaag GCCAAGTACAAGGCCCGGGAAGCTGCACTGAAGGCCCAGTCAGAGAGGAAGCCCGGTGCGGAGCGCGAGGAACGAGGCAAACTGCCTGAATCACCCAAGAGAGCAGAGGAGATCTGGCAACAGAGCGTCATCGGTGACTACCTGGCCCGCTTCAAG AATGATCGCGTCAAGGCCTTGAAAGCCATGGAGATGACCTGGAACaacatggaaaagaaggagaaactgatgtGGATTAAGAAGGCAGCTGAAGACCAAAAGCGATATGAA AGAGAACTAAGCGAGATGCGGGCACCCCCAGTTTCTGCAAACTCATCCAAGAAGATGAAGTTCCAGGGAGAACCCAAGAAGCCTCCCAT GAACGGTTACCAGAAGTTCTCCCAGGAGCTGCTGTCCAATGGGGAGCTGAACCACCTGCCCCTGAAGGAGCGCATGGTGGAGATAGGCAGCCGCTGGCAGCGCATCTCGCAGAGCCAGAAGGATCACTACAAAAAGCTGGCTGAGGAGCAGCAGAAGCAGTACAAAGTGCACCTGGACCTCTGGGTCAAG AGTCTGTCTCCTCAAGACCGCGCAGCGTataaagagtatatctccaat AAACGTAAGAGCATGACCAAGCTGCGAGGCCCAAACCCCAAGTCCAGCCGGACTACCCTGCAGTCCAAATCC GAGTCTGAGGAGGATGAGGATGAAGATGAGGATGAAGAGGATGaggatgaagaggaagaagatgatGAGAATGGGGACTCCTCGGAGGATGGCGGGGACTCCTCCGAGTCCAGCAGTGAAGATGAGAGCGAGGATGGGGATGAG AACGAGGAGgatgatgaggatgaggatgacgacgaggatgatgatgaagatgaagaCAACGAGTCTGAGGGCAGCAGCTCCAGCTCTTCCTCCTCGGGAGACTCCTCGGACTCTGACTCCAACTGA